A genome region from Triticum aestivum cultivar Chinese Spring chromosome 2B, IWGSC CS RefSeq v2.1, whole genome shotgun sequence includes the following:
- the LOC123043752 gene encoding stress-related protein, which translates to MADASPQAERPRLRRLGFVHVVAVQAAVCIAALYALARDHSGSLRPRVDAVESAVRRVAGPVARRLHGVPLHVLAFVDHKVDDAVQELGRHLPPAVKSASAQACHAVHAVPELAREIADGARRSGVKGVAKDVYGMVQPVAKGLYVRCEPVAKDLYVRYEPAAEHLAVSAWRSLNGLPVFPQVAQVVVPTAAYWCEKYNRVISFAAGRGFPGARFLPGIPIERIAKVFGTSPTGERSPDAKPTGLDAQTSEERSPDAKPTGLDAQTSEERSSDAKPTGHDAQTSEERSADAKPMGLDAKTEEESSPDAKPVESDAQTAGESQPEAAKTMDLGAQA; encoded by the exons ATGGCGGACGCCAGCCCGCAGGCG GAGAGGCCGAGGCTGAGGCGCCTGGGGTTCGTGCACGTGGTGGCGGTGCAGGCGGCCGTGTGCATCGCGGCGCTCTACGCGCTCGCCAGGGACCACTCCGGCTCGCTTCGCCCCAGAGTCGACGCCGTCGAGTCCGCCGTCAGGCGCGTCGCcggccccgtcgcccgccgcctccACGGCGTCCCCCTCCACGTCCTCGCCTTCGTCGACCACAAG GTGGACGACGCGGTGCAGGAGCTGGGCCGGCACCTCCCGCCGGCGGTGAAGTCCGCGTCGGCGCAGGCGTGCCACGCGGTCCACGCCGTGCCGGAGCTGGCCAGGGAGATCGCCGACGGGGCGAGGCGGTCCGGCGTGAAGGGCGTGGCCAAGGACGTGTACGGCATGGTCCAGCCGGTGGCCAAGGGCCTCTACGTGCGCTGCGAGCCGGTGGCCAAAGACCTGTACGTGCGCTACGAGCCGGCGGCCGAGCACCTCGCCGTCTCCGCCTGGCGCTCGCTCAACGGGCTGCCGGTGTTCCCGCAGGTGGCGCAGGTCGTCGTGCCCACCGCCGCCTACTGGTGCGAGAAGTACAACAGGGTGATCTCGTTCGCGGCCGGGCGGGGGTTCCCCGGCGCACGGTTCCTCCCCGGCATCCCCATCGAGCGCATCGCCAAGGTGTTCGGGACGAGCCCGACAGGCGAGCGCTCGCCGGATGCCAAGCCGACGGGACTTGATGCCCAGACTTCCGAGGAGCGCTCGCCGGATGCCAAGCCGACGGGACTTGATGCCCAGACTTCCGAGGAGCGCTCGTCCGATGCCAAGCCGACGGGACATGATGCCCAGACCTCCGAGGAGCGCTCGGCCGATGCCAAGCCTATGGGACTTGATGCCAAGACCGAGGAGGAGAGCTCGCCTGATGCCAAGCCCGTGGAATCTGATGCCCAGACCGCCGGGGAGAGCCAGCCGGAGGCGGCCAAGACTATGGATCTTGGGGCCCAGGCCTAG
- the LOC123043753 gene encoding probable histone-arginine methyltransferase CARM1, whose product MASADMFPNVSFSDVNAAASQEAAGKAVFGLDPASGAPRLSLVRPGAEQAFQIDLSDAQIFKLGLMEWLCVSGETEAKAGVEEKLFSRAIKVVLRTEAESKAFSLAFQRWKQQTISGKAGESLENGSIVACKSKFDTKIEASSAQMYFHYYGQLLHQQNMLQDFVRTGTYYAAVMENRADFEGKVVVDVGAGSGILSLFAAQAGAKHVYAVEASEMVEHAQRLISGNPSFGQRITIIKGKVEEVELPEKADILISEPMGTLLVNERMLESYVIARDRFLAPDGKMFPTTGRIHMAPFSDEYLYVEMANKSLFWQQHNFFGVDLTPLHGSAFDGYFSQPVVDAFDPRLLISQSTHHTLDFTSMKEEDLYEIDIPLSFVSSVGTRVHGLACWFDVLFNGSTVQRWLTTAPGSPTTHWYQLRCVLAQPLYVMAGQEITGRLHLVAHSAQSYTIYLTMSAKMWGVGAEPDGILQTSTAKLELKEPYYRLSQPQAYMPQDQQQLPLSSLQAQGSGQQMQDGLSPGITVEQERDSAAFTR is encoded by the exons ATGGCGTCGGCGGACATGTTCCCCAACGTCTCCTTCTCCGACGTCAACGCCGCCGCCTCGCAGGAGGCCGCCGGCAAGGCCGTGTTCGGCCTGGACCCCGCCTCCGGGGCGCCGCGCCTCAGCCTCGTCAGGCCCGGCGCGGAGCAGGCGTTCCAGATCGACCTCTCCGACGCGCAG ATATTCAAGCTGGGGCTGATGGAGTGGCTCTGCGTGAGCGGCGAGACCGAGGCCAAGGCTGGCGTGGAAGAG AAATTGTTTTCAAGAGCAATTAAGGTTGTTCTTAGGACAGAAGCCGAGAGCAAAGCCTTCTCTCTAGCTTTTCAACGATGGAAACAACAAACTATCAGTGGAAAAGCTG GTGAATCATTGGAGAATGGATCAATAGTGGCTTGCAAAAGTAAATTTGATACAAAAATTGAGGCATCATCAGCACAGATGTATTTCCACTACTATGGCCAGCTATTACATCAGCAAAATATGTTGCAAGATTTTGTGAGGACAG GAACATACTATGCTGCTGTAATGGAAAACCGGGCCGACTTCGAGGGTAAAGTTGTGGTTGACGTTGGAGCTGGTAGCGGTATTCTTTCATTATTTGCTGCACAG GCtggtgccaaacatgtctatgcaGTTGAGGCATCTGAAATGGTTGAACATGCCCAACGGCTTATTTCTGGGAACCCATCGTTTGGACAACGAATCACG ATCATCAAAGGCAAAGTCGAGGAAGTTGAACTTCCAGAAAAAGCTGATATACTGATTTCTGAGCCTATGG GAACCCTTTTGGTGAATGAAAGAATGCTGGAGTCCTATGTCATAGCTAGGGACAGATTCCTTGCTCCAGATGGTAAAATGTTTCCAACAACTGGAAG GATCCATATGGCTCCATTTTCCGATGAATACCTCTATGTTGAAATGGCAAACAAG TCTCTCTTCTGGCAGCAGCATAACTTCTTTGGTGTTGATCTTACACCCTTGCATGGCTCAGCGTTTGACGGATACTTTTCACAG CCCGTGGTGGATGCATTTGATCCAAGATTGTTGATTTCTCAATCTACGCATCATACACTTGATTTCACTAGCATGAAG GAAGAGGACCTTTACGAGATTGATATTCCCCTGAGTTTTGTATCCTCTGTTGGCACTAGGGTGCATGGGCTAGCCTGTTGGTTTGATGTGCTGTTCAACGGGAG CACCGTGCAAAGATGGCTTACCACTGCTCCTGGCTCCCCTACGACTCACTGGTACCAGTTGCGATGTGTACTTGCACAGCCATTATATGTCATGGCTGGCCAAGAAATAACCGGCCGCCTGCATTTGGTGGCCCACAGTGCACAAAGCTACACAATATACTTGACAATGTCAG CCAAAATGTGGGGTGTGGGTGCGGAGCCAGATGGCATCCTGCAGACATCCACTGCCAAGCTTGAACTGAAGGAGCCTTACTACAGGCTGTCTCAACCACAAGCTTATATGCCACAAGACCAACAGCAGCTACCATTGTCATCTTTGCAGGCGCAA GGATCTGGGCAGCAGATGCAAGATGGGCTCAGCCCTGGCATCACTGTAGAACAGGAGAGGGACTCCGCAGCCTTCACTCGATAG